A single window of Phycisphaerae bacterium DNA harbors:
- a CDS encoding HAD-IB family phosphatase has translation MNVSVIIPVLNEESTIAAVVKIAKNCSRVDEIIVVDDHSVDSSVAQAKAAGASVITSTKQGKGISMLEGLLISKNPIVVFLDSDIDSYAADVIDKMTRPIIDGRADFVKSTFEREAGRVTELVAKPLLSLLFPEADKFEQPLSGVIAGKREFFEKIKFEERYGADIGILIDMIQIGARATEVNIGFITHKTKQLHQLGKMSNEVTAAILKRAKNLPSYNLDTLETTSFILDQMEFAVRQNLMPLNKMAIFDMDNTLLMGRFIDKVANKFNLNKALSDIITANQESFLIAKLIARLLKGLKISQLIETLDEIYLVPDAVEVIAELKSRGYIVGIVSDSYEFTAQHIRNKVGADFAIANELEFSDGVATGEIKILSYYARTDKSLCNHNFCKSNAMLHLSEKYDIPLSNMIAVGDSDYDACMVKHAGLGVAFCSNSRILNTVADKVIDSRSFESILDFAP, from the coding sequence ATGAATGTATCTGTAATTATCCCTGTTCTGAATGAAGAGAGTACAATCGCCGCTGTAGTTAAGATTGCCAAAAATTGCAGTCGCGTCGATGAGATCATAGTCGTCGACGACCACTCGGTTGACAGCTCGGTTGCGCAGGCAAAGGCCGCGGGGGCAAGTGTAATTACAAGCACAAAACAGGGCAAAGGCATCTCTATGCTCGAAGGCCTGCTCATCTCGAAAAACCCCATCGTGGTATTTCTTGACAGCGACATTGACAGTTACGCCGCCGATGTAATCGATAAAATGACTCGGCCGATAATTGACGGCCGGGCCGACTTCGTAAAGAGTACTTTCGAACGAGAGGCCGGCAGAGTTACAGAGCTTGTCGCAAAACCTCTGCTGTCGCTGCTTTTCCCGGAGGCGGACAAATTTGAACAACCCCTCAGCGGGGTTATCGCCGGCAAACGCGAGTTCTTTGAAAAAATAAAATTCGAAGAACGCTACGGCGCGGACATAGGCATCCTGATTGATATGATTCAGATCGGCGCCAGAGCTACCGAGGTCAACATCGGTTTTATAACCCACAAGACGAAACAGCTTCATCAGCTCGGAAAAATGTCGAACGAAGTTACAGCGGCAATATTGAAAAGGGCAAAAAATCTCCCCTCTTACAATCTCGATACCCTCGAAACCACAAGCTTTATTCTCGACCAAATGGAATTTGCGGTCAGGCAGAACCTGATGCCCTTGAATAAAATGGCTATCTTCGATATGGATAACACGCTCCTGATGGGGCGGTTCATAGATAAAGTGGCGAATAAGTTCAATTTAAACAAGGCGCTCTCTGATATTATAACAGCCAATCAGGAATCGTTCCTTATAGCAAAGCTGATAGCGCGCCTCCTGAAGGGCCTGAAAATATCACAGCTTATCGAAACCCTTGATGAAATCTACCTCGTGCCGGACGCCGTCGAGGTAATTGCGGAATTGAAGAGCCGCGGCTACATCGTCGGAATCGTCAGCGACAGTTATGAGTTCACCGCGCAGCATATCCGAAACAAGGTCGGCGCAGACTTCGCCATAGCTAATGAGCTGGAATTCTCCGACGGCGTTGCCACGGGAGAAATCAAAATCCTCTCCTATTATGCGCGAACAGACAAAAGTCTCTGCAACCACAACTTCTGCAAAAGCAACGCAATGCTCCACCTCAGCGAAAAGTACGACATTCCGTTATCGAACATGATAGCGGTCGGCGACAGTGACTATGACGCCTGCATGGTCAAGCACGCCGGCTTGGGGGTTGCCTTTTGCTCCAACAGCCGAATTCTCAATACGGTGGCCGACAAAGTAATCGACTCCCGAAGTTTCGAGTCGATACTAGATTTTGCCCCTTAA